A genomic stretch from Syntrophorhabdaceae bacterium includes:
- a CDS encoding anaerobic ribonucleoside-triphosphate reductase activating protein has product MGHNIPIRGFLETSFIDWKGCLSSVIFTGGCNFRCPFCHNTDLVLHYDTMEEIPLEHIVLNLRKYKKWVDKVVITGGEPTIHMNLFHIIGRIRSEDIKIKLDTNGSSPFMLKGLVNDGLIDYVAMDVKGPIGRYKRWCGVDVNTNNIEESIRFILEGKVDYEFRMTVVPFLHREEDVYEVAEYIRHAKRFTIQEFRPHNTLDTSYANIKPFSPDKIAKIRETAEQIMADSSEQHTAISHQQSAIKEQSATTTASATSIE; this is encoded by the coding sequence ATGGGACATAACATCCCCATCCGGGGCTTTCTGGAGACGAGCTTTATCGACTGGAAGGGTTGCCTTTCATCGGTAATCTTTACCGGCGGGTGCAACTTCAGGTGCCCTTTTTGCCATAATACCGATCTTGTCCTCCATTATGATACGATGGAAGAGATACCGCTGGAACACATTGTCCTCAACCTGAGAAAGTACAAAAAATGGGTGGACAAGGTCGTTATTACCGGCGGTGAACCAACGATCCATATGAATCTCTTTCACATCATCGGCCGGATAAGGTCAGAGGACATTAAGATCAAGCTCGATACAAACGGATCATCACCCTTTATGCTGAAAGGGCTCGTAAATGACGGGCTCATCGATTATGTCGCTATGGATGTCAAGGGGCCCATCGGCAGGTATAAGAGGTGGTGCGGCGTTGATGTAAACACGAACAACATTGAAGAGAGCATCCGGTTCATCCTCGAAGGAAAGGTGGATTATGAATTCAGGATGACTGTTGTGCCGTTCCTCCACCGTGAAGAAGACGTCTACGAGGTCGCAGAATATATCCGCCACGCAAAACGGTTTACGATCCAGGAATTCAGACCCCACAATACCCTCGATACATCATACGCAAACATCAAACCCTTCTCGCCGGATAAGATAGCGAAGATCCGGGAAACAGCGGAGCAGATCATGGCAGACAGCAGCGAACAACATACAGCTATCAGCCATCAGCAGTCAGCCATAAAGGAACAATCGGCGACAACGACTGCCTCTGCAACGTCTATAGAGTAG